A part of Cataglyphis hispanica isolate Lineage 1 chromosome 7, ULB_Chis1_1.0, whole genome shotgun sequence genomic DNA contains:
- the LOC126850746 gene encoding deoxynucleoside kinase-like: MASPRKFYNNPFTICIEGNIGSGKTTFLNHFQNFNNATILQEPVDLWRNVAGVNLLDLLYKDPINYAFLFQSYAQLTRLKLHTVSTPSPYKVMERSIFSARCFLENMKRTNMIRDVEVVVLEKWYNWCMANTDIRADLIVYIRTTPEVVYQRMQARGRKEEDSVSLEYLRQIHEIHDDWLYRQTLFSLPAPVMIIDGDKSLEEMVPQFEKCKDRILKQKTSTSNTTNSIILDTKA, from the exons atgGCCTCCCCACGAAAATTCTACAATAATCCATTTACAATCTGTATAGAAGGAAATATTGGAAGTGGTAAAACAACATTTTTGAATCACTTCCAGAATTTTAACAATGCTACAATTTTACAAGAACCAGTGGATTTATGGCGAAATGTGGCTGGAGTGAATTTACTG GATCTCTTGTACAAAGACCCAATAAATTACGCCTTTCTATTTCAATCGTATGCTCAATTAACTAGGCTAAAATTACATACTGTGAGCACACCGTCACCCTATAAAGTTATGGAAAGATCCATATTTAGTGCAAGATGCTTTTTAGAGAATATGAAACGTACAAATATGATACGGGACGTAGAGGTGGTAGTTTTGGAAAAGTGGTACAATTGGTGTATGGCAAATACTGATATAAGAGCAGATTTAATAG tatatataagaACTACGCCAGAAGTTGTATATCAAAGAATGCAGGCACGTGGACGCAAAGAAGAAGACTCTGTATCATTAGAATATCTAAGACAAATCCATGAAATTCACGATGACTGGCTCTATAGGCAAACTTTATTCTCTTTACCAGCACCGGTTATGATTATAGATGGTGACAAAAGTCTCGAGGAAATGGTGCCACAATTTGAGAAATGCAAAGATCGGATACTTAAACAGAAAACTAGCACATCAAATACCacaaattcaataattctaGATACTAAAGCATAA